From Rana temporaria chromosome 7, aRanTem1.1, whole genome shotgun sequence, the proteins below share one genomic window:
- the LOC120945898 gene encoding cytochrome c oxidase assembly factor 7 yields the protein MAGLVDFKNEEEVKEYLDNLGVEYHYACYKEKQPDGCHRLAEYLENIKKDFVATAKVLKHNCEENGQSESCFKLGAYHITGKGGVPLDLQAAYNCFLKSCIKGGRKSLDSCHNVGLLLQDGHVNDKKPDPVAAIDYYTKACDGKFSASCFNLSAMYLQGTPELPKDMSKALHYSERACDLGHVWACANASRIYKLGDGVGKDGVKAESLKNRAKELYRQQNEAEQITFGE from the exons ATGGCTGGACTGGTGGACTTCAAGAACGAGGAGGAGGTAAAGGAATACCTGGACAATCTGGGGGTGGAGTACCACTATGCGTGCTACAAGGAGAAGCAGCCTGATG GCTGTCATCGTTTAGCTGAATACTTGGAAAACATTAAGAAAGACTTTGTAGCAACGGCAAAAGTGCTGAAACACAACTGTGAAGAGAACGGGCAGAGCGAGAGCTGCTTCAAGTTGGGGGCTTATCACATAACTGGGAAAG GGGGAGTACCATTAGATCTGCAAGCTGCTTACAACTGCTTCCTAAAATCCTGCATCAAGGGAGGGAGAAAATCTTTAGACTCCTGCCATAACGTCGGCTTGCTATTACAAGACGGCCATGTGAACGATAAGAAACCTGACCCCGTTGCTGCCATAGACTATTACACAAAGGCCTGCGATGGCAAGTTTTCTGCAAGCTGCTTTAATCTGAGTGCAATGTACTTACAAGGAACTCCGGAGCTACCCAAGGACATGAGCAAAGCCCTGCACTACTCTGAGAGAGCCTGTGATCTGGGACACGTATGGGCATGCGCCAATGCCAGCCGAATCTATAAACTGGGGGACGGAGTCGGTAAAGATGGCGTCAAAGCAGAATCCTTGAAGAACCGCGCTAAAGAACTATACAGACAGCAAAACGAAGCAGAACAGATTACCTTTGGAGAATGA